The nucleotide sequence GCCGCCCACGCCTATGACCAGGCCGGGCTTGGTTTTCTTGAGCTGCTGCACGCGGCCCAGGTCCGAGAACACCTTTTCCTGCGCCTTTTCGCGCACGGAACAGGTATTGAAGAGGATGATGTCCGCGTCTTCCGGCGTATCGGTGAGCTCCACGCCCTGCGACTCGCGCAGGACATCGGCCATTTTGTCGGAGTCGTACTCGTTCATCTGGCAGCCGAAGGTGCGGATGAACAGCTTGCGCGGGGAAGCCGAGGGGGAAGGCTCGGCGGGCGCGGACGCGGCGTCGCGCGCGATCAGGATTTCTTGCATGTCGATGGCCGTGGCGGGTGTAGATCCCGGGGGCGAGGCGAAAAACAGAATTTTACCCCGGATGGTGCGTTGTCTTGGTATTGTCTCGGTCCGGTCCTAGCATGAGGCCGGATGCACGGCCGGTTCCGCACGGGGCGGCCGCCGTGGAATCACCGACGAGAGAGGGGATATGCGTCACGATACGGCCCTGCGCGGCGACGCGGCCGGCAATAAGGCGGCCCGCCGCGCCCACGCCCGCAACCGCTGGCTGGCGGGCAGCATACTGGGCCTGCTGGCCATCGGCGTGCTGTTCCTGTTCGTCGATCTTCCCCTGTCCCGGTTCATGCAGGCCCATGTGCCGCCCGCCGTCGACAACGCCTTCGAGTGGATCGGCGAAATCGGCGACAGCGACAATTACGCCTGGGTCGTGCTTGCCGTGTATATCGCCGCCCTGGTCGCGCTGCGCCGCGGCCGGGAGGCCGCCTGGCCGGGCGGCTATGAACGCGTGGTGCGCGGTTCGCTGCTGCTGATGGCCGCGTGGATCGTCGGCGGCATCGTCACGGGGCTGCTCAAGCAAACGGTGGCGCGGGCCCGCCCGGAAGTGTTCTTCGAGCAGGGCTTCTACGGCCTGGGGCATGCCTTCCAGGGCAAGCCCTTCAATTCCTTCCCGTCCAGCCATGCGCTGACGGCCTTCGTGCTGGCCGCGGCCATCTCCGTGGTGGCGCCGCGCTGGCGCTGGGCGATCTATACGGTGGCCATCCTGGCCGCCGTCAGCCGCGTGGTGAACCTGGACCATTTCGCTTCCGACGTGACGGCATCGGCCTTGATCGCGATCGCCGCCGTGCATGCGCTCAAGCCCTGGTTCCTGGATCCGGCCTATACCTGGCCCACGCGCCTGCCCTGGCAGTGGCGCCGCCGGGACGATAAAAACGCCTGACGTAAGCGGCCCGGCGCCGCGATGTCATGGCGCGGCATGGGGCGCCTGCAATGCCAGCTTTTCCTTCACCCGCCGCGCCAGCGCCAGCATGGGATCGTCGGAGGGGTACAGGGCCTGTTTGCCGACCAGGGGGAAACTGTGTCCTTCCCAGAAGCGGGCGGGATCGAAGCGGAATTTGGCGATCAGGCGCCGTCCGAAATCCATTTCGTGATGCAGGTAAAGCGCTTTCTGGCCGATGCCGGACATCTCCGGATACTCGCCCAGCAGGTAGCCTTCCTGCAGGTGCGGCCGCACCGCGGAGGGCGGGCAGACGCTGGACAGCCGCACGGTTTGCAGGCCGGCCTCGGCGCTGACGGTGATCCCGCCGCTCAGGTAGGGCACGCCCAGCACGAATACGCAGCCCTCGTTCCCACTGCCATGGCTGGCGAACGAGGCGGCCACGCGCAGCGAGTGCGTGACGTCCAGCAAGGGGGTGGCGCATATCTCGTAATGCTGCAGGATCGCCCAGCGCACGATGCGGTGACGGCCGACCCGTTCCAGCCCCAGCAGTCCCGCCGCCAGGTATTCCTCCGCCAGGATTTTCTCGGCGCGGATCAGGCGCGCGAAACGCCTGCGCAATTCCTCCAGGCTGGGGTTGCGGTTGCCCGACCCACGCAGCAGGGTAGGTTTCAGGGACGTATACCCGGCCCGGTTGCGGTGGTCGGCGGCCTGGCCGCGGAACAGCAGAATGTGGTCGCGGTTATGGAATTGCAGCGCCGCGATCTTGGTCGCCAGGTCGAAGTACGAATCGACCGGGTAGGCGGCGGCCTTGCGGTAATCCTGCCGCTGCACGACGGTGGCCGCCGGCGACTCGCCTGTAAACGACCATAGCTTGTACTCGGTAATGGTCTCCACGGGATGTCCTGGCGGCGGCCGGGCGGCTTACTTGCCCAGCCACTTCGCGCGTATCTGCCCGTATTCGCCGCTGGCCTGGCTCAGGTGCAGCCATTGGTCGACGAATTGCTTGAACACTTCGTCGCCCTGCGGCAACAGATAGGCCATTTCGGCGTACTGCAGGGGCTTGTCGGGGTTGACCGCGCACAGCTCGGGATGGGCCTTGCTCTGCACGATGGCCTCGGCCGCCTCGGTCACGAACACGTCGGCCTGGCCCTTGATCAGTTCCTCGAAGATGGTCAGGTTGTCCGGATGCATGGTCAGCCTGGCGTGGCTGAGCCTGGTCTTGGCGAAGCGCTCGTTGCTGCCGCCCGGATTGGCGATTACCCGCACCGAGGGCTGGTCGATGGCCTCGATGGTCTGGAACCGCGACACGTTCTCGCAGCGGGTCAGCGGCGTCTTGCCGTTGATCATGTAGGGCGTACTGAAGTAAGCCTGTTTCTGGCGTTCCAACGATACGGATATCCCGCCCGCCGCGATGTCGCACTTGCCGGCGACGAAGTCCGGCAGCAGCTTGGCCCAGGTGGTCTTGACGTATTCCGGCCTGGCCTTCAGCGCGGTTGCCAAGGTCTGCATCAGGTCGATGTCGATGCCTTCGAACTGGCCCGGCGCATGCTGGAAGCTGAAGGGCTTGTAGT is from Bordetella bronchialis and encodes:
- a CDS encoding phosphatase PAP2 family protein, yielding MRHDTALRGDAAGNKAARRAHARNRWLAGSILGLLAIGVLFLFVDLPLSRFMQAHVPPAVDNAFEWIGEIGDSDNYAWVVLAVYIAALVALRRGREAAWPGGYERVVRGSLLLMAAWIVGGIVTGLLKQTVARARPEVFFEQGFYGLGHAFQGKPFNSFPSSHALTAFVLAAAISVVAPRWRWAIYTVAILAAVSRVVNLDHFASDVTASALIAIAAVHALKPWFLDPAYTWPTRLPWQWRRRDDKNA
- a CDS encoding FRG domain-containing protein; its protein translation is METITEYKLWSFTGESPAATVVQRQDYRKAAAYPVDSYFDLATKIAALQFHNRDHILLFRGQAADHRNRAGYTSLKPTLLRGSGNRNPSLEELRRRFARLIRAEKILAEEYLAAGLLGLERVGRHRIVRWAILQHYEICATPLLDVTHSLRVAASFASHGSGNEGCVFVLGVPYLSGGITVSAEAGLQTVRLSSVCPPSAVRPHLQEGYLLGEYPEMSGIGQKALYLHHEMDFGRRLIAKFRFDPARFWEGHSFPLVGKQALYPSDDPMLALARRVKEKLALQAPHAAP
- a CDS encoding transporter substrate-binding domain-containing protein; its protein translation is MRLLATLILISLPALAGAQTASPASASTLGKVEQSGVLRVCTPGDYKPFSFQHAPGQFEGIDIDLMQTLATALKARPEYVKTTWAKLLPDFVAGKCDIAAGGISVSLERQKQAYFSTPYMINGKTPLTRCENVSRFQTIEAIDQPSVRVIANPGGSNERFAKTRLSHARLTMHPDNLTIFEELIKGQADVFVTEAAEAIVQSKAHPELCAVNPDKPLQYAEMAYLLPQGDEVFKQFVDQWLHLSQASGEYGQIRAKWLGK